The Henckelia pumila isolate YLH828 unplaced genomic scaffold, ASM3356847v2 CTG_461:::fragment_3, whole genome shotgun sequence genome window below encodes:
- the LOC140871983 gene encoding uncharacterized protein, producing MSFINCILVYLLPFLSLLLLSDKSSAEWFNHGRDITNRRNAVDEVIINPITVKGLQLRWRFDAGFDISATPAVANGVVYFPSWNGNLYAVNAFTGALVWKQNLGQLTGIPPQGQIVNVTVARATPVVADDLLIVGIYGPAYVIAVRRATGQLVWSTWLDPGPLSLITQSGTVYLGGLYVGVSSIALPVPNGGPCCTFRGSLAKLDVRTGTILWQTYTLPDNGGTFGGYSGASIWGSSPSIDIARGLVFVGTGQLYNAPASVQQCQARLNNQTSPPTGPDPCIGPDIHFDSFLALDIISGRIVWAKRLDSYDVFNFACLIPNNPDCPTGPNLDADFGEAPMLLTIFSNGRLRDIVAAVQKSGFAWALDRNNSDIVWSTKAGPGSVEGGGVWGAATDGKRVYTNIVNGNRLPFTLKPSAQTTTAGGWVAMDAKTGQILWTTADPSNETAHGPVTIVNGVLFAASVAPTGPVYAMDATTGAIIWSYNTGATVYGGASASYGCIYIGHGFSIGLARLHPTWNSGKYLFAFCFP from the exons ATGAGTTTTATTAATTGCATTCTTGTTTACCTTCTTCCATTCTTATCTCTACTTTTATTATCAGACAAATCTTCTGCAGAA tggtttaatcaTGGACGTGACATAACAAACAGAAGGAACGCCGTTGATGAAGTTATAATCAATCCAATCACGGTGAAGGGATTGCAACTACGATGGCGTTTCGACGCAGGATTCGACATAAGTGCCACGCCGGCGGTAGCTAACGGGGTGGTCTATTTTCCTTCATGGAATGGGAACCTTTATGCGGTGAATGCTTTTACTGGGGCACTCGTATGGAAACAAAATTTGGGCCAGTTGACAGGCATACCTCCCCAAGGACAAATCGTGAACGTAACGGTGGCACGTGCCACCCCGGTCGTGGCTGATGATCTCTTGATTGTCGGGATCTATGGACCGGCTTATGTGATCGCGGTGAGACGAGCCACTGGGCAGCTCGTGTGGTCCACTTGGTTGGATCCAGGTCCCCTCAGCCTAATCACTCAATCTGGAACAGTTTACTTGGG GGGATTATATGTTGGAGTATCATCCATAGCACTACCAGTGCCGAACGGCGGACCATGCTGCACGTTCCGTGGAAGCCTAGCGAAGCTAGACGTAAGGACCGGGACGATTTTGTGGCAGACCTACACACTCCCGGATAACGGCGGCACGTTTGGAGGATATTCCGGGGCATCTATATGGGGCAGCAGCCCCTCCATCGATATAGCAAGAGGCCTTGTCTTTGTAGGAACTGGCCAGCTTTACAATGCTCCAGCTTCTGTACAACAGTGTCAGGCCCGATTGAATAATCAAACTAGCCCACCGACGGGCCCTGATCCGTGTATCGGGCCTGATATTCACTTTGATTCCTTTTTGGCATTGGACATTATTTCAGGGAGGATTGTTTGGGCGAAGCGACTTGATAGTTATGACGTTTTCAACTTTGCGTGCCTGATTCCGAATAACCCGGATTGTCCCACAGGCCCGAACCTCGACGCTGATTTTGGAGAGGCGCCGATGCTGCTGACCATTTTTTCAAATGGTAGACTGCGTGATATTGTGGCGGCGGTGCAGAAAAGTGGCTTCGCATGGGCTTTGGATCGCAACAACAGTGATATAGTTTGGAGCACG AAAGCAGGCCCTGGATCTGTGGAAGGAGGAGGGGTATGGGGTGCCGCCACCGATGGAAAACGGGTTTATACAAATATTGTTAACGGTAATAGGCTCCCCTTTACGCTCAAGCCGTCCGCTCAAACCACCACCGCCGGCGGGTGGGTGGCAATGGACGCCAAAACAGGCCAGATTCTTTGGACCACCGCTGATCCGAGCAACGAAACCGCGCACGGGCCAGTGACAATAGTGAATGGAGTCTTGTTTGCGGCTTCCGTGGCGCCTACCGGACCTGTATATGCCATGGATGCTACAACCGGTGCTATCATATGGTCGTATAACACCGGAGCCACCGTGTACGGGGGAGCGTCCGCCAGCTACGGCTGCATTTACATCGGACATGGATTTTCGATTGGCCTGGCAAGGCTCCATCCAACTTGGAATAGTGGGAAATATCTCTTTGCCTTCTGCTTTCCAtaa